In Penaeus vannamei isolate JL-2024 chromosome 4, ASM4276789v1, whole genome shotgun sequence, a single window of DNA contains:
- the LOC113802193 gene encoding uncharacterized protein, with translation MHARNLPLVILLVSWAVMSCEASLSVGGVVGGLAVLKGAALVGYAVERHRRYNRQLYHGRSRYHRGYNGRRHYRYGRSVDPDTEQDADEGKNMLLSTVGQLDPDGCILKMLCNLQTRSHSSLTPEEDLLVDMFSNNTETMSSYNAAFVYAADVGTRTRDPSVCNKLFPKCSLSEQQLSGLLRRVWGCASDLFREDVEREEDFSATPPMEQPMGEERPVDEEPREEQQTSDEEQPIVDYVDDEEVDTNVLSLQDDELPRSEMSMEKLVALDDEMFLDNGMPGLELPQNAEMILGNGMPIVELPQSAEMILDNGMLLNELPQNTEMILGNGMPLLELPQTAEMMLGNGMPLNELPLNAEMILGNGMPLLELPQTAEMILGNGMPLLELPLNAEMIFGNGLPLVDLAQTAEMMLGNGMPLNELPLNAEMILGNGIPLLELL, from the coding sequence ATGCACGCACGAAACCTCCCTCTGGTGATCCTGCTGGTGTCTTGGGCCGTTATGTCCTGCGAAGCCTCTCTGTCCGTTGGTGGCGTAGTGGGTGGCTTGGCGGTTCTGAAGGGCGCGGCGCTGGTCGGTTACGCGGTGGAGCGTCACCGGCGATACAACAGGCAGCTCTATCATGGCCGTTCTCGCTATCACAGAGGTTATAACGGGAGAAGACACTATCGCTACGGCCGTTCCGTCGATCCCGACACCGAACAAGACGCCGATGAAGGCAAGAACATGCTCCTGTCAACCGTGGGGCAGCTCGACCCCGACGGCTGCATCCTCAAGATGCTTTGCAACCTCCAGACGAGGAGTCACTCCAGCCTCACGCCAGAGGAGGACCTCCTCGTCGACATGTTCTCCAACAACACTGAGACCATGTCCTCCTACAACGCCGCCTTCGTCTACGCCGCAGACGTCGGCACAAGGACCCGCGACCCGTCCGTCTGCAACAAGCTCTTCCCTAAATGTTCCCTCAGCGAACAGCAGCTGAGCGGCCTCCTTCGGAGAGTATGGGGTTGCGCCTCTGACCTCTTCCGAGAAGACGTTGAACGCGAGGAGGACTTCAGTGCCACGCCGCCCATGGAACAACCCATGGGCGAGGAAAGGCCTGTCGATGAGGAGCCCCGAGAGGAACAACAAACCTCGGACGAAGAGCAACCCATAGTCGACTATGTCGATGACGAAGAAGTGGACACAAATGTTCTGTCCCTGCAAGATGATGAGTTGCCCAGAAGTGAAATGTCCATGGAAAAACTGGTGGCCCTAGATGACGAAATGTTCCTTGACAATGGAATGCCCGGCCTTGAGCTGCCCCAAAATGCTGAAATGATCCTTGGTAATGGAATGCCCATAGTTGAGCTACCTCAAAGTGCTGAAATGATCCTTGATAATGGAATGCTCCTAAATGAGCTGCCCCAAAACACTGAAATGATCCTTGGTAATGGAATGCCCCTACTTGAGCTGCCCCAAACTGCTGAAATGATGCTTGGTAATGGAATGCCCCTAAATGAGCTGCCCCTAAATGCTGAAATGATCCTTGGTAATGGAATGCCCCTACTTGAGCTGCCCCAAACTGCTGAAATGATCCTTGGTAATGGAATGCCCTTACTGGAGCTGCCCCTAAATGCTGAAATGATCTTTGGTAATGGATTGCCCCTAGTTGACTTGGCCCAAACTGCTGAAATGATGCTTGGTAATGGAATGCCCCTAAATGAGCTGCCCCTAAATGCTGAAATGATCCTTGGTAATGGTATACCTCTACTTGAGCTGCTCTAA